From a single Nematostella vectensis chromosome 3, jaNemVect1.1, whole genome shotgun sequence genomic region:
- the LOC5512057 gene encoding soluble guanylate cyclase 89Db isoform X2: MYGMLLESIQHYIKELHGEGVWDQIRFLAGVEHHVFVTHQRYSDAIFQKLAEGSAKVLGKEMGWGKDDFMQFFGKCFVKFFSNYGYDKVIKVFGRHLRDFLNGIDTIHEQMRFGYPKMESPTFHCTEETSTGLTLHYRSKRKGFKHYVIGQMHEVVKQFYDMSIQIDILAITETTNQCHVAYRLTFDNHASKPLAPDLLSLPVIHEAPNLKSMPLENFFNIFPFSFVISANMRISMAGHSLLSILGKELLGAKVTDAFTLRRPKTEFTWENLQVWRAAFELVSNLPSIVETGAVRNIEKLQASYHQARTDFKRKKRLDSNFNGVQNKENNFGYENRIPGRAKELSWIKVDHRSSGFGAHGLPIADAKESRTTKRQETAKNPPEEVRQAKKSEKVGILSRVVDNLRCIPMLIDEDGEEVKDVASKNGKRENKSGFIMSACDTVITTEDGVMLRNGSTTFVRDDCDGNDMYIDTINKDVVWVKQTPHIRPSNARKYYKSPGTHPVERTERLCRHKNSNARTYIQNQEKSDKEVCDSLSEEESDGVTVSLPSPSKRRDSIYSDSPQDNVKKQPRIHLKGEMKYIKQNNKVLFVCSPVIGGFNEMMRCGVYMSDLGMHDRSQEMVLSGIQPLQQLEYARDQLLEKSRELEKNMKRVERERMRSNQLLYQMIPKQIADRLKEGQDAIDTCQHFDCVTILFSYLDGFVQLCSHVSAMEVVSVVNTMFTVFDKLSEKHDVYKFETLGDAIYMAVSGAPVPKARHAEPMAAMALDMIDAMDEIKKFCSNALLTITIG, translated from the exons ATGTATGGCATGCTTCTAGAGAGCATCCAGCACTACATCAAGGAGCTGCATGGCGAGGGGGTCTGGGACCAAATCAGATTTTTAGCAGGAGTGGAGCACCACGTGTTCGTCACTCACCAGCGGTATAGCGATGCGATATTCCAGAAGCTTGCTGAGGGATCAGCGAAGGTGCTCGGCAAAGAAATGGGGTGGGGGAAAGATGACTTTATGCAGTTCTTCGGAAAGTGCTTCGTGAAGTTTTTCAGTAATTACGGCTATGATAAAGTCATCAAAGTGTTTGGTCGTCACCTGAGGGACTTCCTGAATGGGATCGATACCATTCACGAGCAGATGAGGTTCGGCTACCCCAAGATGGAGTCTCCCACTTTCCATTGCACGGAAGAAACAAGTACTGGCTTGACGCTGCATTACAGATCAAAGAGAAAAGGATTCAAGCATTATGTCATCGGTCAAATGCACGAAGTCGTGAAACAGTTCTATGATATGTCCATACAGATAGACATCTTGGCAATTACAGAGACCACGAACCAGTGTCATGTTGCCTACAGACTTACCTTCGATAACCACGCCTCGAAGCCCTTGGCGCCAGACTTACTGAGTCTCCCGGTGATACATGAAGCACCCAACTTAAAGTCGATGCCTTTGGAGAATTTCTTTAACATTTTCCCGTTCAGCTTCGTGATTTCTGCCAACATGAGGATCAGCATGGCGGGTCATAGCTTGTTGAGTATACTAGGGAAGGAATTACTGGGCGCGAAAGTGACAGATGCCTTCACGCTGAGGCGACCAAAGACGGAATTCACCTGGGAAAAT CTACAAGTTTGGCGAGCTGCGTTTGAGTTAGTGTCTAATTTGCCATCCATTGTTGAGACGGGTGCTGTGCGAAACATAGAAAAACTACAAGCATCCTATCACCAAGCGCGAACGGACTTCAAGAGGAAGAAGCGACTGGATAGTAATTTCAACGGAgtacaaaacaaagagaatAACTTTGGCTATGAGAATAGAATCCCTGGTAGAGCAAAAGAATTGAGCTGGATAAAGGTTGACCATCGATCATCTGGATTTGGGGCGCATGGTCTTCCTATTGCCGATGCGAAGGAATCCCGGACAACAAAACGTCAAGAAACAGCAAAGAATCCACCCGAAGAGGTTCGCCAGGCAAAGAAAAGTGAAAAAGTCGGGATACTCTCCAGAGTAGTTGATAATCTGAGGTGCATTCCGATGCTGATTGACGAAGATGGCGAGGAGGTTAAAGATGTTGCAAGTAAAAACGGCAAACGCGAGAACAAATCGGGCTTTATCATGTCTGCTTGTGACACAGTTATTACCACGGAAGATGGTGTCATGTTGAGAAATGGTTCCACGACTTTTGTAAGAGATGATTGTGACGGGAATGACATGTACATAGACACGATAAACAAAGATGTCGTATGGGTCAAACAAACTCCTCACATTAGACCGAGCAATGCCAGGAAATATTACAAATCGCCAGGAACGCATCCAGTTGAACGCACTGAACGTTTATGTCGCCACAAAAACTCCAACGCAAGAACCTACATTCAGAATCAAGAAAAGTCAGATAAAGAGGTATGCGATAGCTTGAGTGAAGAGGAATCAGATGGAGTTACAGTGTCGCTACCATCACCGAGTAAGCGAAGAGACAGTATTTACAGCGACAGTCCTCAGGATAATGTTAAGAAGCAGCCAAGGATACATCTAAAGGGAGAGATGAAGTATATCAAACAGAACAACAAAGTGTTGTTTGTCTGTTCTCCTGT TATAGGAGGTTTTAATGAGATGATGCGCTGTGGCGTGTACATGAGTGACCTTGGAATGCACGATCGATCACAGGAGATGGTGCTCTCAGGAATCCAGCCTTTGCAACAGCTAGAATATGCAAGAGACCAG CTTTTAGAAAAAAGCAGGGAACTTGAAAAAAACATGAAGCGAGTTGAGCGTGAGCGTATGCGCAGTAATCAACTGCTTTACCAAATGATCCCCAAGCAGATCGCGGATCGACTAAAAGAGGGACAGGACGCCATCGACACTTGCCAA CATTTTGACTGCGTAACCATACTGTTCAGCTACCTGGACGGGTTTGTGCAGCTCTGTTCGCACGTGTCGGCCATGGAGGTGGTGAGCGTGGTCAACACCATGTTCACGGTCTTCGACAAGCTCAGTGAGAAGCATGACGTCTATAAG tttgagACCCTTGGCGACGCGATTTACATGGCGGTTAGCGGAGCACCTGTGCCGAAGGCGCGTCATGCGGAGCCTATGGCGGCAATGGCCCTTGATATGATCGACGCAATGGATGAGATCAAGAAATTCTGCTCTAATGCCTTACTCACCATTACTATTGGTTAG
- the LOC5512057 gene encoding soluble guanylate cyclase 89Db isoform X1 yields the protein MYGMLLESIQHYIKELHGEGVWDQIRFLAGVEHHVFVTHQRYSDAIFQKLAEGSAKVLGKEMGWGKDDFMQFFGKCFVKFFSNYGYDKVIKVFGRHLRDFLNGIDTIHEQMRFGYPKMESPTFHCTEETSTGLTLHYRSKRKGFKHYVIGQMHEVVKQFYDMSIQIDILAITETTNQCHVAYRLTFDNHASKPLAPDLLSLPVIHEAPNLKSMPLENFFNIFPFSFVISANMRISMAGHSLLSILGKELLGAKVTDAFTLRRPKTEFTWENLQVWRAAFELVSNLPSIVETGAVRNIEKLQASYHQARTDFKRKKRLDSNFNGVQNKENNFGYENRIPGRAKELSWIKVDHRSSGFGAHGLPIADAKESRTTKRQETAKNPPEEVRQAKKSEKVGILSRVVDNLRCIPMLIDEDGEEVKDVASKNGKRENKSGFIMSACDTVITTEDGVMLRNGSTTFVRDDCDGNDMYIDTINKDVVWVKQTPHIRPSNARKYYKSPGTHPVERTERLCRHKNSNARTYIQNQEKSDKEVCDSLSEEESDGVTVSLPSPSKRRDSIYSDSPQDNVKKQPRIHLKGEMKYIKQNNKVLFVCSPVIGGFNEMMRCGVYMSDLGMHDRSQEMVLSGIQPLQQLEYARDQLLEKSRELEKNMKRVERERMRSNQLLYQMIPKQIADRLKEGQDAIDTCQHFDCVTILFSYLDGFVQLCSHVSAMEVVSVVNTMFTVFDKLSEKHDVYKFETLGDAIYMAVSGAPVPKARHAEPMAAMALDMIDAMDEIKKFCSNALLTITIGMHSGAVVAGVVGKRTPQYCLFGHTVNIASRLRTTALPMRIHISNSCNECLLNTEFHTEFRGTILLKGIQGEMKTYWLIGRERKNLTHQATTTNEPKTTDV from the exons ATGTATGGCATGCTTCTAGAGAGCATCCAGCACTACATCAAGGAGCTGCATGGCGAGGGGGTCTGGGACCAAATCAGATTTTTAGCAGGAGTGGAGCACCACGTGTTCGTCACTCACCAGCGGTATAGCGATGCGATATTCCAGAAGCTTGCTGAGGGATCAGCGAAGGTGCTCGGCAAAGAAATGGGGTGGGGGAAAGATGACTTTATGCAGTTCTTCGGAAAGTGCTTCGTGAAGTTTTTCAGTAATTACGGCTATGATAAAGTCATCAAAGTGTTTGGTCGTCACCTGAGGGACTTCCTGAATGGGATCGATACCATTCACGAGCAGATGAGGTTCGGCTACCCCAAGATGGAGTCTCCCACTTTCCATTGCACGGAAGAAACAAGTACTGGCTTGACGCTGCATTACAGATCAAAGAGAAAAGGATTCAAGCATTATGTCATCGGTCAAATGCACGAAGTCGTGAAACAGTTCTATGATATGTCCATACAGATAGACATCTTGGCAATTACAGAGACCACGAACCAGTGTCATGTTGCCTACAGACTTACCTTCGATAACCACGCCTCGAAGCCCTTGGCGCCAGACTTACTGAGTCTCCCGGTGATACATGAAGCACCCAACTTAAAGTCGATGCCTTTGGAGAATTTCTTTAACATTTTCCCGTTCAGCTTCGTGATTTCTGCCAACATGAGGATCAGCATGGCGGGTCATAGCTTGTTGAGTATACTAGGGAAGGAATTACTGGGCGCGAAAGTGACAGATGCCTTCACGCTGAGGCGACCAAAGACGGAATTCACCTGGGAAAAT CTACAAGTTTGGCGAGCTGCGTTTGAGTTAGTGTCTAATTTGCCATCCATTGTTGAGACGGGTGCTGTGCGAAACATAGAAAAACTACAAGCATCCTATCACCAAGCGCGAACGGACTTCAAGAGGAAGAAGCGACTGGATAGTAATTTCAACGGAgtacaaaacaaagagaatAACTTTGGCTATGAGAATAGAATCCCTGGTAGAGCAAAAGAATTGAGCTGGATAAAGGTTGACCATCGATCATCTGGATTTGGGGCGCATGGTCTTCCTATTGCCGATGCGAAGGAATCCCGGACAACAAAACGTCAAGAAACAGCAAAGAATCCACCCGAAGAGGTTCGCCAGGCAAAGAAAAGTGAAAAAGTCGGGATACTCTCCAGAGTAGTTGATAATCTGAGGTGCATTCCGATGCTGATTGACGAAGATGGCGAGGAGGTTAAAGATGTTGCAAGTAAAAACGGCAAACGCGAGAACAAATCGGGCTTTATCATGTCTGCTTGTGACACAGTTATTACCACGGAAGATGGTGTCATGTTGAGAAATGGTTCCACGACTTTTGTAAGAGATGATTGTGACGGGAATGACATGTACATAGACACGATAAACAAAGATGTCGTATGGGTCAAACAAACTCCTCACATTAGACCGAGCAATGCCAGGAAATATTACAAATCGCCAGGAACGCATCCAGTTGAACGCACTGAACGTTTATGTCGCCACAAAAACTCCAACGCAAGAACCTACATTCAGAATCAAGAAAAGTCAGATAAAGAGGTATGCGATAGCTTGAGTGAAGAGGAATCAGATGGAGTTACAGTGTCGCTACCATCACCGAGTAAGCGAAGAGACAGTATTTACAGCGACAGTCCTCAGGATAATGTTAAGAAGCAGCCAAGGATACATCTAAAGGGAGAGATGAAGTATATCAAACAGAACAACAAAGTGTTGTTTGTCTGTTCTCCTGT TATAGGAGGTTTTAATGAGATGATGCGCTGTGGCGTGTACATGAGTGACCTTGGAATGCACGATCGATCACAGGAGATGGTGCTCTCAGGAATCCAGCCTTTGCAACAGCTAGAATATGCAAGAGACCAG CTTTTAGAAAAAAGCAGGGAACTTGAAAAAAACATGAAGCGAGTTGAGCGTGAGCGTATGCGCAGTAATCAACTGCTTTACCAAATGATCCCCAAGCAGATCGCGGATCGACTAAAAGAGGGACAGGACGCCATCGACACTTGCCAA CATTTTGACTGCGTAACCATACTGTTCAGCTACCTGGACGGGTTTGTGCAGCTCTGTTCGCACGTGTCGGCCATGGAGGTGGTGAGCGTGGTCAACACCATGTTCACGGTCTTCGACAAGCTCAGTGAGAAGCATGACGTCTATAAG tttgagACCCTTGGCGACGCGATTTACATGGCGGTTAGCGGAGCACCTGTGCCGAAGGCGCGTCATGCGGAGCCTATGGCGGCAATGGCCCTTGATATGATCGACGCAATGGATGAGATCAAGAAATTCTGCTCTAATGCCTTACTCACCATTACTATTG GAATGCATTCTGGGGCCGTTGTGGCTGGCGTGGTGGGGAAAAGGACGCCACAGTATTGTCTTTTCGGACACACCGTGAACATCGCATCTCGTCTGCGCACTACAGCACTT CCCATGCGGATCCACATTAGCAACAGCTGCAATGAATGCCTCCTCAACACAGAGTTCCATACAGAATTTCGCGGAACAATTCTACTTAAG GGGATACAGGGGGAGATGAAAACATACTGGTTAATAGGACGAGAGAGAAAGAATCTGACACACCAGGCTACTACGACCAATGAACCAAAAACTACAGATGTATAG
- the LOC5512066 gene encoding soluble guanylate cyclase 88E yields the protein MYGLLLESIRHFIVGKYGEELWSEIVNIAGTSSHEFVTHRLYDENWIFKIANAATTVLGDLDEHITVDDCMRLFGVCFVKFFSFYGYDPIIRVSGRHFRDFLIGIDSLHEHMRFGYPKMKSPTFYCDEETSTGINLHYESRRKGFMFYVVGQVEEIARKFYGISNINVKILKNESSQSSREQCHIVYRLEFNNEGYKPPPPDFLTVGTKKAVSTEVFFSIFPFSLVISPDMTLSMFGNGLQSLLGKLVLGRDIREVFILRRPKTDFTWHTLLTRKVVFELLSKVPLIRRPQPKHQGSTMSLFKTDTSSSKAGNQTPKPGKVGDSTFSLLNGNTPPPALHLRGQMKFMHDWDKFLFICSPLIANLDTMLQSGLYMNDLSMHDTSQEMALSGIKPLPQLEYARDQQFEQGIELEENMRKLEEERQRSEDLLYRMVPKPIAERLKRGGNPIDTCEEFDAATVLFSYMDGFTSICTRLNAMQAVTLINNLFIKFDLLTEKHNVYKFETLGDALYMAVSGVPVRTEHHAEPMAAMALDMLKAVQLVKDPITKKPMTITVGIHSGPVAAGLVGERTLQYCLFGDTVNIASRLRTTALPMRIHISENCRECLEESDFITEFRGEIELKGKGKMRTFWLTGKTLQKGK from the exons ATGTACGGTTTGCTCTTAGAAAGCATCCGTCACTTTATCGTTGGTAAATACGGAGAGGAGCTTTGGTCGGAGATCGTCAACATTGCCGGGACGTCGTCACACGAGTTCGTCACTCATCGCTTGTACGACGAGAACTGGATCTTCAAGATCGCTAACGCTGCCACCACTGTCCTCGGTGACCTGGACGAGCACATCACCGTAGATGACTGCATGCGACTGTTCGGTGTTTGTTTCGTTAAGTTCTTTTCGTTTTATGGTTACGACCCGATTATTCGCGTCAGTGGTCGTCACTTTCGAGACTTTCTTATCGGCATAGACAGTCTGCACGAGCATATGCGGTTCGGCTACCCAAAGATGAAGTCGCCGACGTTTTACTGCGACGAAGAGACATCTACTGGGATCAATCTTCATTATGAGTCCAGGCGCAAGGGGTTCATGTTCTACGTTGTCGGTCAAGTGGAGGAAATTGCCAGAAAGTTCTACGGCATTTCCAATATCAATGTCAAGATATTGAAGAATGAAAGTTCCCAGAGCTCTCGTGAACAGTGTCACATAGTGTACAGACTGGAGTTCAATAATGAAGGATACAAGCCCCCACCTCCCGATTTCCTAACCGTCGGCACCAAGAAGGCTGTCAGCACCGAGGTGTTCTTCTCCATCTTCCCTTTTAGCCTGGTGATATCACCTGATATGACCCTGAGCATGTTTGGCAATGGGTTGCAGTCACTGCTCGGGAAGCTCGTGCTTGGTCGTGACATCAGGGAAGTGTTCATCTTGAGGAGGCCAAAGACCGATTTCACATGGCACACG ctTCTGACTCGTAAAGTTGTCTTCGAGCTTCTTTCCAAAGTTCCTTTAATACGCCGACCACAGCCCAAACACCAAGGCTCAACCATGAGTTTGTTCAAAACTGATACGTCATCGAGTAAGGCAGGAAATCAGACCCCCAAACCAGGCAAAGTTGGCGACTCAACCTTTTCTCTTCTCAATGGAAAtacaccaccaccagcacTGCACTTGCGCGGCCAGATGAAGTTCATGCACGACTGGGACAAGTTCCTCTTCATCTGTTCCCCCTT AATTGCAAACCTGGACACAATGCTGCAATCTGGTCTTTACATGAACGACTTGAGCATGCACGACACATCACAAGAGATGGCACTGTCGGGAATCAAACCCCTTCCTCAGCTAGAGTATGCCAGGGATCAG CAATTTGAACAAGGGATAGAGCTGGAAGAGAACATGAGGAAATTGGAAGAAGAGAGACAGCGGAGTGAAGACCTTTTGTACCGTATGGTGCCCAAACCTATCGCGGAGAGACTCAAGAGAGGAGGGAATCCTATCGACACCTGCGAG GAGTTCGATGCTGCGACAGTACTGTTCAGCTACATGGACGGGTTCACTTCCATCTGTACACGCCTCAACGCCATGCAAGCTGTCACCCTCATCAATAACCTGTTTATCAAGTTTGACTTGCTTACTGAAAAACACAACGTCTACAAG TTTGAGACCCTAGGAGACGCGTTGTACATGGCTGTGTCCGGCGTCCCAGTCCGCACCGAGCACCACGCCGAGCCCATGGCAGCCATGGCTCTGGACATGCTCAAAGCCGTCCAACTTGTCAAAGATCCCATCACCAAAAAGCCGATGACAATCACCGTAG GTATCCACTCTGGTCCGGTAGCTGCCGGACTTGTTGGAGAGAGGACGCTGCAGTATTGTCTGTTTGGAGACACAGTTAACATTGCGTCTCGGCTCAGGACAACTGCCTTG CCAATGAGGATACATATCAGTGAAAACTGCAGAGAATGTCTTGAAGAGAGTGACTTTATCACCGAGTTTCGCGGAGAAATAGAACTAAAG GGGAAAGGGAAAATGCGAACTTTCTGGTTGACTGGGAAAACGTTACaaaaaggaaagtaa